A stretch of the Rhodothermales bacterium genome encodes the following:
- a CDS encoding bifunctional (p)ppGpp synthetase/guanosine-3',5'-bis(diphosphate) 3'-pyrophosphohydrolase, with protein sequence MIETSAILKGNGLHIEEPFVEALDELVALCHRHLPSVDEDLIRRAFRLSYWAHRNDRRSSGEPYIIHPLAVARIYVEQIGFDDVSVAAALLHDVVEDTELSLEFISDTFGPSLATIIDGLTKISGAFESRDITKAENVRKLMLSMASDIRVIFVKFADRLHNMRTLDSLPPHKRYKIANETLTLFAPLAHRFGFFSIKSEFEDLSLKYIHPEEYAEITQGLRDAKRDRELYIERVIAPLKQRLEENGFEFEIYGRSKNLYSIFRKMKRQDKPLSEIYDIFAIRIVLKGPHSRGKEDCWRVYSLVTDLFKPLQERFRDFLSVPKSNGYQSLHTTVVGPEGRKVEIQIRTQEMHEIAEKGVAAHWKYKEGTVDNSDEKMDQFLYWVRELLENPESERATDFVKDFRLNLYDEEIYVFTPKGDLFTLPRGASPVDFAFLIHTEVGHHCIGAKVNGKMVPLSHGLTSGDQVEIITSKKQTPNPDWIKFVVTQKARSRIRNWVNEKRRKAEDTGRELWERKSKREHLELTEHELNQVANRLKYPSLKQLLYEVGSGLLDIDEMIKAARLVQRAEGEEPSEEKLRLQYENFLESAQSSGSPALLIDGEVQTDLATSYASCCNPIPGDAVFGFVSRTGTIKIHRVSCKNAPHLMLNRADRIVPVEWSRQKDVRFVSGLRVMGEDRVGMLNDVTTVISKNLKTNIRSLTISTEDGVFDGKIVLLVSDLDHLRRLIERIKRLDGVHGVYRIEEQYDDAQDA encoded by the coding sequence ACAGGAATGATCGACGGAGCTCCGGTGAGCCTTACATCATCCACCCGTTGGCTGTGGCCCGTATTTATGTCGAGCAGATCGGGTTTGATGATGTGAGTGTGGCGGCGGCGCTCCTGCACGACGTGGTGGAGGACACGGAGCTGTCGCTCGAATTCATTTCGGATACGTTCGGACCTTCGCTGGCTACCATCATCGATGGTCTCACGAAGATCAGCGGTGCGTTCGAGAGCAGGGATATCACGAAGGCAGAGAATGTCCGGAAGCTCATGCTGTCCATGGCGTCGGACATCCGGGTCATCTTCGTCAAGTTTGCCGACCGTTTGCATAACATGCGGACGCTGGATTCCCTGCCTCCGCACAAGCGATACAAGATTGCGAACGAGACGCTGACGCTGTTCGCCCCGCTTGCCCACCGGTTCGGATTCTTTTCCATCAAGAGTGAATTCGAAGATCTGTCGCTCAAGTACATCCACCCGGAGGAGTATGCGGAGATCACGCAGGGCCTCCGGGATGCGAAGAGGGACCGGGAGCTGTACATCGAGCGAGTGATTGCCCCGCTCAAGCAGCGGCTGGAGGAGAACGGGTTCGAATTCGAGATCTACGGCCGGTCCAAAAATCTGTACAGCATTTTCCGGAAGATGAAACGGCAGGACAAGCCACTTTCGGAGATCTATGACATATTTGCCATCCGGATTGTCCTGAAAGGTCCACATTCGAGGGGCAAGGAGGACTGTTGGCGGGTCTATTCGCTCGTGACGGATCTGTTCAAGCCCCTCCAGGAGCGGTTCCGGGATTTCCTTTCGGTTCCCAAATCGAACGGATACCAGAGTTTGCACACGACCGTCGTCGGGCCCGAAGGCAGGAAGGTGGAAATCCAGATACGTACCCAGGAAATGCACGAAATCGCCGAGAAGGGTGTCGCTGCACACTGGAAATACAAGGAAGGGACGGTAGACAACAGTGACGAGAAGATGGACCAGTTCCTGTACTGGGTCCGTGAGTTGCTGGAAAACCCGGAGTCGGAGCGCGCCACGGATTTCGTGAAGGATTTCCGCCTGAACCTGTACGATGAGGAAATCTATGTTTTTACTCCGAAGGGTGATCTCTTTACCTTGCCCAGAGGGGCCTCTCCGGTGGATTTTGCCTTCCTCATCCACACGGAAGTCGGTCACCATTGCATTGGAGCAAAAGTCAACGGGAAGATGGTCCCGCTGTCCCACGGCCTGACGAGTGGAGACCAGGTGGAAATCATTACGTCGAAGAAACAGACGCCGAATCCGGATTGGATCAAGTTCGTCGTGACGCAGAAGGCTCGCAGCCGGATCCGTAACTGGGTCAACGAGAAGCGACGCAAAGCCGAGGATACGGGGCGGGAACTGTGGGAACGCAAGTCGAAGCGTGAACACCTTGAGCTGACCGAGCACGAACTCAACCAGGTTGCCAACCGCCTGAAGTACCCCAGCCTGAAACAGCTGCTGTATGAAGTGGGATCGGGGCTCCTTGACATCGACGAGATGATCAAGGCAGCGCGCCTTGTTCAGCGCGCTGAAGGGGAAGAGCCCAGTGAAGAGAAATTGCGGCTGCAGTACGAGAACTTCCTTGAGTCGGCCCAGTCATCGGGATCGCCTGCCTTGCTCATTGACGGAGAGGTCCAGACCGATCTGGCGACATCCTATGCGTCATGTTGCAATCCCATTCCGGGAGATGCCGTGTTCGGTTTCGTATCCCGTACCGGCACCATCAAGATCCATCGCGTGAGCTGCAAGAACGCTCCACATCTCATGTTGAACCGGGCCGACCGGATTGTTCCGGTTGAGTGGAGCCGGCAGAAGGATGTTCGTTTCGTGTCGGGTCTGCGGGTGATGGGTGAAGATCGGGTCGGAATGCTCAATGACGTAACGACGGTGATCTCAAAGAATCTCAAGACGAATATCCGATCGCTCACCATTTCCACGGAGGATGGCGTATTCGACGGAAAGATCGTCCTGTTGGTCAGTGATCTGGACCACCTCCGGAGACTCATTGAGCGAATAAAGCGACTGGACGGCGTTCACGGCGTCTATCGGATTGAAGAGCAGTATGATGACGCCCAGGATGCTTGA
- a CDS encoding HU family DNA-binding protein, whose protein sequence is MSDRPRTLTKKDVARRVSELVDEPIYKCEPWVSVAIEAIGQLMMEADPEVRIELRDFGVFEVKKTRAKPKARNPKTNETVFIPSRRKTHFKPGKRMRQVLQQPLSDLNYDVPDGSADLIRSS, encoded by the coding sequence ATGTCGGACAGACCTAGAACATTGACGAAGAAGGACGTGGCACGGCGCGTGTCCGAATTGGTGGATGAACCGATCTACAAATGCGAACCCTGGGTTTCGGTTGCCATTGAGGCCATTGGACAACTCATGATGGAAGCCGACCCGGAGGTCAGGATCGAGCTTCGCGACTTCGGCGTATTCGAAGTCAAGAAGACCCGTGCCAAGCCCAAGGCCCGCAACCCCAAAACCAACGAGACTGTGTTCATACCCAGCCGTCGGAAAACGCATTTCAAGCCCGGCAAGCGCATGCGTCAGGTGCTCCAGCAGCCCCTATCCGATCTGAATTATGATGTCCCGGACGGCAGTGCAGACCTCATCCGCTCCTCGTGA
- the ruvX gene encoding Holliday junction resolvase RuvX produces the protein MRRVVGLDFGTKRVGLAVSDPLRLFAQPVGTFTPDDAVGQLTRLESEFGIDAIVVGWPLLEDGVEGIAAERVQHYINRIVKKLPGARIVKWDERFSTERARDQLKTGSRPSLRKTGRGRIDTAVAGILLQEYLDETDQHPS, from the coding sequence ATGCGGCGCGTGGTCGGTCTTGATTTCGGAACCAAGCGGGTTGGACTCGCTGTTTCGGACCCACTGCGTCTTTTTGCCCAACCCGTAGGCACCTTCACACCGGATGACGCGGTCGGCCAGCTTACCCGATTGGAGTCAGAGTTCGGTATAGATGCCATCGTTGTCGGGTGGCCCCTACTGGAGGATGGCGTGGAAGGAATTGCCGCGGAACGGGTACAACATTACATCAATCGCATCGTCAAGAAGCTGCCCGGTGCCAGGATCGTAAAGTGGGACGAGCGGTTTTCCACGGAACGCGCCCGGGACCAACTCAAAACAGGATCGCGCCCCTCGTTGCGCAAAACCGGTCGCGGTCGCATAGATACAGCCGTTGCCGGAATACTCCTTCAGGAATACCTGGACGAGACAGACCAGCATCCATCATGA
- the def gene encoding peptide deformylase, whose protein sequence is MILPIHLLGSPILREDTVEVTPDMPEVQGLIDDMIETMQGARGIGLAAPQVGRSERIFVVDVSPMAEDFLEAGLAMPEQPMVFLNARITASGDEESEFEEGCLSIPDIHETVFRPDRIELEWMDGSFKLHRAWFDGILARVIQHEYDHVDGVLFIDHLRPLRRRLLKRRLLDIQEGRVSSDYPTYGHGIGLIAADPVS, encoded by the coding sequence ATGATTCTTCCCATACATCTGCTCGGCTCACCTATTCTGCGCGAAGACACCGTGGAGGTCACACCGGACATGCCGGAGGTCCAAGGCCTCATAGATGACATGATCGAGACCATGCAGGGTGCCCGTGGGATCGGCTTGGCAGCGCCCCAGGTAGGGAGGTCCGAACGGATTTTTGTAGTGGACGTCTCGCCAATGGCTGAGGACTTCCTGGAGGCCGGACTGGCCATGCCCGAGCAACCGATGGTCTTCCTGAACGCACGGATCACGGCGTCGGGCGACGAGGAGTCGGAGTTCGAGGAGGGATGTCTGTCCATTCCTGACATCCACGAAACCGTATTTCGACCCGATCGGATTGAGCTGGAATGGATGGATGGTTCATTCAAGCTGCATCGGGCCTGGTTCGATGGCATTCTTGCCCGGGTAATCCAGCATGAATACGACCATGTGGACGGAGTCCTGTTCATCGATCACCTTCGTCCGTTGCGAAGAAGGCTTCTCAAGCGGCGTCTGCTGGATATCCAGGAAGGCCGCGTTTCCTCCGACTACCCCACATATGGACACGGGATCGGCCTCATTGCGGCCGACCCCGTGTCCTGA
- a CDS encoding TonB-dependent receptor, whose protein sequence is MIPLKKRGWLLLAILLFSLSTTAHAQTLVGRVTTTDGAPLELVQVVVERLDRGTVTDEGGRWFLDKLPLEPVSLEFRFVGFRTENRLVDVVAGETVVNVVMQEARVDLAETVITAEGQADAMLKRSTRSVSILAPEDLDRSRGQTIGAMLSELPGVSVLSTGPSIAKPVIRGLHSQRLVVVNAGVQQEGQQWGGEHAPEIDPFSAGRVEVIRGAASVEYGVGAIGGVIRIEPEELPYDRGLGADLALNAFSNNRHGAVSASVFSGLGSKWAWRVRTSARKAGDSRTPDYVIGNSGFQELDAAATVGFHSNRAGFRLHVSHFGTTLGLFSGAHIGNFDDLLRAIERGQPAVDYAFTYDISAPKQRISHDAISLNGHIRLSSGDWIDAQLGFQSNRRSEFDAHRRFGDPDTDPAFSLTLQTSSAEVQLRQRPRGGLIGSIGLSATTQGNHNGESGFLIPNFRATTVGAFIHEMFVTDAWTFDAGLRYDHRWLRAWPRENLSSGPFVRHDATYGSLSAIAGVIWRMDPSWSVSSNLGHAWRPPGVNELFNYGVHHGTAQFETGNPDLGVEQSWNLDVTLRHTSDGVTAELSAFRNRMDGYIFLFPDDEPRVTIRGTFPAFHYVQKNATLKGLDGWIEVHLTDRLDVHVTSSIVRGTDRESGEALVEMPADRIRGGVEWSPRFLSGSERPTSLHLDIIAVKQQDRIPEGVDYAPPPPGYSLVNAGISGSWTRGSTPLSWSLDVNNVFDTAYRDYMSRFRYFIDDPGRNVSLRMQLSFGAGS, encoded by the coding sequence ATGATACCGTTGAAAAAACGGGGCTGGCTCCTGTTGGCCATCCTCCTGTTTTCCCTTTCAACCACCGCCCATGCCCAGACGCTTGTCGGTCGTGTTACCACGACCGATGGCGCGCCTCTGGAGTTGGTCCAGGTGGTTGTGGAGCGTCTGGATCGGGGCACCGTTACCGACGAGGGGGGCCGATGGTTCTTGGATAAACTGCCTCTCGAGCCCGTTTCGCTGGAGTTCCGGTTCGTCGGATTCCGAACGGAAAACAGGCTCGTGGACGTGGTGGCCGGAGAAACCGTGGTGAATGTCGTCATGCAGGAGGCCCGGGTGGACCTCGCGGAAACCGTCATTACAGCCGAGGGACAAGCCGATGCCATGCTGAAGCGGTCCACGCGTTCGGTGTCCATCCTGGCGCCGGAAGACCTGGATCGGTCCCGCGGACAGACCATCGGGGCCATGCTTTCCGAGCTTCCGGGCGTCTCCGTATTGTCGACGGGGCCTTCCATTGCAAAACCGGTCATCCGGGGGTTGCACAGCCAGCGACTCGTGGTCGTGAACGCCGGGGTCCAGCAGGAAGGTCAGCAATGGGGCGGTGAACATGCCCCGGAGATCGATCCGTTCTCGGCGGGGCGCGTGGAAGTCATCCGGGGTGCGGCCTCGGTCGAATACGGCGTCGGAGCCATTGGTGGCGTCATCCGGATTGAGCCGGAAGAGCTGCCCTATGACCGTGGTCTGGGTGCCGACCTGGCCCTGAATGCGTTCTCCAACAACCGCCACGGGGCGGTGTCGGCCAGTGTATTCAGCGGCCTGGGGTCGAAGTGGGCCTGGCGGGTGCGCACGAGCGCCCGGAAAGCCGGCGATTCGCGGACGCCCGACTACGTCATCGGCAACTCGGGCTTCCAGGAACTCGACGCCGCAGCGACCGTGGGCTTCCACTCGAATCGTGCCGGATTCCGTCTGCACGTGTCGCACTTCGGAACCACCCTCGGCCTGTTTTCCGGTGCCCATATCGGCAACTTCGACGACCTCCTCCGGGCCATCGAGCGCGGCCAGCCAGCCGTTGATTATGCGTTCACGTATGATATTTCGGCGCCAAAACAACGGATTTCGCACGACGCGATTTCCCTGAATGGGCACATCCGGCTTTCCTCGGGAGACTGGATTGACGCCCAATTGGGGTTCCAGTCGAACCGGCGAAGCGAGTTCGATGCGCATCGTCGGTTCGGTGATCCGGATACGGATCCGGCATTCTCCCTTACCCTGCAGACGAGTTCGGCTGAAGTCCAGCTGCGGCAGCGTCCGCGTGGTGGCCTCATCGGCTCAATCGGTCTTTCCGCGACCACCCAGGGCAACCACAACGGGGAGTCCGGTTTCCTGATTCCCAATTTCCGGGCCACGACGGTGGGCGCCTTCATCCATGAGATGTTCGTCACGGATGCCTGGACGTTCGATGCCGGATTGCGGTACGATCATCGCTGGCTGCGTGCCTGGCCAAGGGAAAACCTGTCCAGTGGACCCTTTGTCCGTCACGATGCCACGTATGGCAGCCTGTCGGCCATCGCCGGGGTCATCTGGCGCATGGATCCCTCCTGGTCTGTGTCATCGAACCTGGGACATGCCTGGCGACCTCCCGGCGTGAACGAATTGTTCAACTATGGAGTCCACCACGGCACGGCCCAGTTCGAGACCGGAAATCCGGATCTGGGTGTCGAACAGTCCTGGAACCTGGATGTCACACTCCGGCACACCTCCGATGGAGTCACCGCCGAGCTGAGTGCCTTCCGGAACCGCATGGACGGATACATATTCCTCTTTCCGGATGATGAGCCCCGCGTGACCATCCGGGGTACGTTCCCGGCCTTCCACTACGTCCAGAAGAATGCGACGTTGAAGGGTCTGGACGGCTGGATCGAGGTCCATCTTACCGATCGACTGGATGTCCATGTGACGTCGTCGATTGTTCGTGGAACCGACCGGGAGTCTGGCGAAGCACTGGTGGAGATGCCCGCGGACCGCATCCGTGGAGGCGTGGAGTGGTCTCCCCGATTCCTTTCGGGTTCGGAGCGTCCGACCAGCCTCCACCTGGATATCATCGCCGTGAAGCAACAGGACAGAATCCCGGAAGGTGTGGACTATGCGCCGCCGCCTCCCGGTTACTCCCTGGTCAATGCCGGAATCTCCGGTAGCTGGACACGCGGGTCGACACCCCTCTCTTGGTCTTTGGATGTCAACAACGTTTTTGACACCGCTTATCGCGACTACATGAGTCGCTTTCGCTATTTCATTGACGATCCGGGACGGAATGTATCGCTGCGGATGCAGCTGTCGTTCGGTGCCGGATCCTGA
- a CDS encoding metal ABC transporter permease, whose amino-acid sequence MRTMSWEANMGIDLFAFDWLGVPFMQRALVIGILLASLGGYFGSFVVQRKMSFLGAGLAHAAFGGIAAGLLTGVEPLWIALPFTVLVAAGIHWIRQATDLADDTAIGIFFSLSVALGVLFLSLRTGSTMDAASYLFGSILAVSPADLWLVCGLALLSLLTLPRLWGRWAYATFDDESARAQGLHTGRDSLLLTVFVALVIVVSIKMVGILLVSAWLVIPPAAARLRSRRFSTMMLSAIVLSVVATMAGLHASWVFNIPSGAAIVLSQIVAFLLYFGIRRP is encoded by the coding sequence ATGCGCACGATGTCGTGGGAGGCCAACATGGGCATTGATCTGTTTGCTTTCGATTGGCTCGGGGTTCCCTTCATGCAGCGCGCCCTGGTCATCGGCATCCTGCTGGCTTCTTTGGGCGGGTATTTCGGTTCGTTTGTCGTACAGCGAAAAATGAGCTTCCTGGGTGCCGGCCTCGCGCACGCGGCGTTCGGAGGCATTGCGGCCGGTTTGTTGACAGGTGTCGAACCGCTCTGGATTGCCTTGCCATTCACGGTGCTCGTTGCAGCGGGCATCCACTGGATCCGCCAAGCCACCGATCTGGCCGATGACACCGCCATCGGCATCTTTTTCTCGCTGTCCGTTGCTCTGGGCGTACTGTTCCTGTCGCTCAGGACCGGCTCCACCATGGACGCGGCTTCGTACCTGTTCGGGTCCATCCTTGCCGTAAGTCCGGCGGATCTCTGGTTGGTCTGCGGACTGGCTCTTCTCAGTCTGTTGACGCTGCCACGACTATGGGGACGATGGGCTTACGCCACATTCGACGATGAGTCGGCCCGAGCTCAGGGCCTCCATACCGGACGGGACAGTCTATTGCTTACGGTCTTTGTCGCGTTGGTCATCGTCGTCTCCATCAAAATGGTCGGCATCCTTCTGGTCTCCGCTTGGCTCGTCATACCGCCTGCGGCCGCGCGGCTCCGATCCCGTCGCTTCTCGACCATGATGCTGTCGGCCATTGTTCTTTCGGTGGTGGCCACCATGGCCGGCTTGCATGCTTCCTGGGTCTTCAATATCCCCTCCGGTGCGGCGATCGTCCTGAGCCAGATCGTGGCCTTCCTGCTGTATTTCGGTATCCGACGTCCCTGA
- a CDS encoding metal ABC transporter ATP-binding protein, translating to MLHVNDITVRLGGRLILDSVRFRAERGDFVAILGPNGGGKSTLIRAILGLVPLVSGTIESETGNAVVGYVPQVKTLDRAFPATALELVASGRLGRWPLRLGKEDRRIAQAALEKVGAEKLASAPLARLSGGELQRVYLARAVACSPPLLILDEPEAGVDRAGALDLFDILETYRRQHQATIVMVTHDWDVAYHHASSVVLLNRRVVSSGAPGAALTDSAVREAFGHVGHAHDVVGGQHGH from the coding sequence ATGCTGCACGTCAATGACATCACCGTCCGGTTGGGCGGTCGCCTGATTCTTGATTCCGTACGATTCCGGGCGGAAAGAGGCGATTTCGTAGCCATCCTGGGGCCGAATGGCGGCGGAAAGTCGACGCTTATCCGGGCCATCCTGGGCCTGGTCCCGCTGGTCTCGGGGACCATTGAATCCGAAACGGGCAACGCCGTCGTCGGGTACGTACCCCAGGTCAAAACCCTGGATCGCGCATTTCCCGCTACGGCCCTCGAATTGGTGGCCAGTGGTCGATTGGGGCGGTGGCCCCTTCGTCTCGGCAAGGAAGATCGTCGCATTGCACAGGCCGCCCTGGAAAAAGTGGGTGCCGAGAAATTGGCCTCGGCACCCCTGGCCCGTCTGTCCGGAGGCGAACTCCAGCGCGTCTACCTGGCGCGGGCGGTCGCCTGTTCGCCTCCGCTCCTCATTCTGGATGAACCGGAAGCGGGTGTCGACCGGGCTGGTGCATTGGATTTGTTCGATATCCTGGAGACCTACAGGAGACAGCACCAGGCCACCATCGTCATGGTCACGCACGACTGGGATGTGGCGTATCATCACGCGTCGTCCGTGGTGCTGCTGAACCGGCGCGTGGTGTCGTCGGGAGCACCCGGAGCGGCGCTCACGGACAGTGCGGTCCGTGAGGCCTTCGGGCATGTGGGTCATGCGCACGATGTCGTGGGAGGCCAACATGGGCATTGA
- a CDS encoding metal ABC transporter substrate-binding protein, which produces MNSRAIPFRLLVPLVLAVLSSCSPPAQEDSDERPLIVVSMPVAAHLVEPLAGMDADVRVLLPDGASPHGFEPRPSDAILLARARIRIALHPDIDGWFERMTADPVRFVFQDQQDGEITRDASGHSPTGHAHDHSEDAHVWMDPVHFAEGIPVVAADLCGLFPDDCDGIRYRADSLTVVWKELDRWARTLFGEQTDRPPVVLALPFLIPLLDRYDVPYLGPLQSVPGQMHAPSTLDAVANKAATSAAVGLLTQTILNDSGLKQFAMDNGLTVTPVEPVGSGHAHYDAYIRDLISRVHAARQ; this is translated from the coding sequence ATGAATTCAAGGGCCATCCCGTTCCGGTTACTGGTGCCGCTCGTCCTGGCGGTCCTTTCCTCCTGCAGCCCGCCGGCACAGGAGGATTCCGATGAACGTCCGCTGATTGTCGTAAGCATGCCTGTCGCGGCGCATCTGGTGGAACCGCTGGCAGGGATGGATGCGGACGTACGGGTCCTGCTTCCCGACGGCGCATCGCCCCACGGATTCGAACCACGGCCGTCCGACGCCATCCTTCTGGCCCGGGCCCGGATCCGGATTGCCCTGCACCCTGACATAGACGGGTGGTTCGAAAGGATGACCGCCGACCCGGTGCGATTTGTGTTCCAGGACCAACAGGACGGTGAGATCACTCGTGACGCAAGCGGCCACAGCCCAACAGGCCATGCGCATGACCACTCGGAGGACGCCCATGTCTGGATGGATCCCGTCCACTTTGCCGAGGGCATTCCGGTGGTTGCTGCAGACCTTTGCGGCCTCTTTCCCGACGACTGTGACGGAATCCGGTATCGGGCCGATTCGCTCACGGTCGTATGGAAGGAACTGGACCGCTGGGCCCGGACCTTGTTCGGCGAACAGACGGATCGACCTCCGGTTGTCCTTGCACTCCCCTTCCTGATTCCGCTCCTGGATCGCTATGACGTTCCCTATCTTGGCCCCCTCCAATCGGTCCCCGGGCAAATGCATGCACCGTCTACGCTGGACGCGGTCGCCAACAAGGCCGCGACGTCAGCGGCCGTCGGACTACTGACGCAAACCATCTTGAATGACAGCGGATTGAAACAGTTTGCCATGGACAACGGACTGACCGTCACCCCAGTTGAACCCGTGGGCTCGGGGCACGCACATTACGATGCGTACATCCGGGACCTGATTTCACGCGTCCATGCTGCACGTCAATGA
- a CDS encoding SDR family oxidoreductase, whose translation MTIFVTGATGFLGSRLVCHLVGQGHDVRALRRSTSSDDLIGSCGADVSWYTGDLFDKEMLQDALAGVDRVFHCAAWLGFGGPRSRDQLRRVNVEGTASMVDACLDAGVGRFVHTSSIAALGRSERSTDCLDESASWTPSRLNTEYAHSKYLAELEVHRGIAEGLDAVIVNPSLVIGPGREGENTTQIAAQVRDGKLPFMPPGSTNVVDVDDVVEGMIAAGDAGRTGERYLLSGHNLPWKYILESYACAFGVRPPRAPLPSGLLMTAAFFLETAARLTGKKPLITRETARLSTSMSCYDNSKAGRELAFAPRPFAQTVERIAASLT comes from the coding sequence ATGACCATTTTCGTTACCGGTGCGACCGGATTCCTGGGTTCCCGTCTGGTCTGTCACCTTGTTGGTCAGGGGCACGACGTCCGTGCGCTCCGCCGTTCGACGTCATCGGATGACCTGATCGGCAGTTGCGGCGCCGACGTGTCGTGGTACACCGGAGATCTCTTCGACAAGGAGATGCTGCAGGATGCATTGGCCGGTGTGGACCGGGTCTTCCACTGTGCCGCATGGCTCGGCTTCGGGGGCCCCCGGAGCCGCGACCAACTCAGACGGGTAAACGTGGAGGGCACCGCATCCATGGTGGACGCTTGCCTGGACGCCGGAGTCGGTCGATTCGTCCATACCTCAAGCATTGCGGCACTCGGTCGGAGTGAGCGAAGCACGGACTGCCTGGACGAGTCGGCTTCGTGGACGCCGTCGCGTCTCAACACGGAATATGCCCATTCCAAATACCTGGCTGAACTGGAAGTCCACCGGGGTATTGCCGAGGGTCTGGATGCCGTCATTGTCAACCCTTCCCTGGTCATTGGACCGGGTCGGGAAGGTGAAAACACGACCCAGATTGCCGCGCAGGTCCGGGACGGAAAGTTGCCATTCATGCCCCCCGGAAGCACGAATGTCGTGGATGTGGACGATGTTGTCGAGGGGATGATCGCGGCCGGCGATGCCGGCCGGACGGGGGAACGTTACCTTCTTTCAGGACACAATCTGCCCTGGAAGTACATCCTGGAATCCTACGCCTGCGCATTCGGTGTCCGTCCTCCGCGCGCACCCCTTCCGTCCGGCCTGCTCATGACGGCTGCATTCTTCCTTGAAACCGCCGCCCGCCTGACGGGAAAGAAACCGCTCATCACCAGGGAAACAGCGCGTTTGTCCACCTCCATGTCGTGCTATGACAACAGCAAGGCGGGGCGCGAACTGGCGTTCGCCCCCCGCCCGTTTGCGCAGACGGTGGAACGTATTGCAGCGTCACTGACATGA
- a CDS encoding biotin/lipoyl-containing protein, which translates to MPDSKTPYLVELDAAAALPVDPGAHDPSDTGLIRVRDHHYLLRFRGTCMPVTVEYVGKRDIRLWSGNRVFSATVQDERDQLLAEWGFAAGGDSEVLELVAPMPGLVLSVLVSDGETVDVGQPLLVLEAMKMENELRAEKGATVRSVRVQAGDAVTKAQVLIEFES; encoded by the coding sequence ATGCCTGACTCCAAGACGCCCTATCTGGTTGAACTGGATGCCGCTGCGGCTCTTCCTGTGGATCCCGGTGCACATGATCCGTCTGACACCGGATTGATCCGCGTCCGGGATCATCACTATCTGCTCCGGTTCCGCGGGACCTGCATGCCCGTGACGGTGGAGTATGTCGGAAAACGGGATATCCGGCTCTGGTCCGGCAACCGGGTCTTCTCGGCAACCGTCCAGGATGAGCGGGATCAATTGTTGGCTGAATGGGGATTCGCGGCCGGCGGAGATTCAGAAGTGCTGGAACTGGTGGCTCCCATGCCCGGGCTGGTGCTGTCCGTCCTGGTGTCGGACGGTGAGACCGTCGATGTCGGTCAGCCGCTCCTTGTGCTGGAGGCCATGAAAATGGAAAACGAACTCCGCGCCGAAAAAGGCGCAACGGTCCGGTCCGTCCGGGTCCAGGCCGGAGACGCCGTGACGAAGGCCCAGGTCCTGATCGAATTCGAATCATGA